TCGGCTGCAGCGACCGCAGTCCCCTTTCCAACTTTCATTGGCATTGCCCCGAAACAATCTGtaatttttcagcatttcattaTACAGTAAGCTAACTAGATATTCAAAGAATGAAGTAGCAGTTTAACGTTAACTGTTTGAAGGGagcagtgttggtgtgtgaaaATTCGATTCATGTCACATGATACAATTAGCCAATACATTTTTAGATAACATAAGTTATTGCTTCCTGATAGGCTGTGTGGGGGCACACAGGGAAGTAGCGTATGATATCCTGTGTGTGGCTATCGATGAatccgaatttttttttttacatgtttgatGATCAAAAGTAGGTAGGCTCTACTGGCTCTGTGATCCATGGTTCCAAAGACGGACGACTAAAAGTGCATCTTAAATACTTTGCCCCGTGTGTTCTTATcgtgttgtttcatgcaggctatATAGACGTGGACAACCCGGTGAAAAATGTTACTTCATTATCAAAGttgaaattgaaataaaaaaaggaattcaGGCTACCAGTCgcaaaagtgaaatgaaatggttgtCACATTGAAAATAGTTACTCAGgctcaccctcctgtccactcatatttatcaaCATGAATCCCAATTagtatgactgtatgaaaacagctgttaaatttatgcaggataggcataacatgttaggcctacaaatctactactATACGCatcatcattcttaagtttgaaacatgttaaattaaaaacatcatctggctaaAAATGAAAcctgttgaattaaaaacatcatctggctaaAAATGTCTCTTATCCCTTGTCGGTCATGTTGATCGTGTCTTTTCATGAATGGCCAACTGGTGCGTCGTCTTAAATGTTGCTGCCGCAAGGAATTGTGGGATGGTATTAGGATGTAGGAAAGGAAGcactgaagcacctttccttagcatttagagaattctACCAGCTCTTATCACGGCTGCCACTTATATACTTCTGTGTCATTTCACTCTGTTAGGAACCTTCTTAAGCAAAAAGGACTATTTGACTGAACTACTTAACTTTGACTGAACCCACAGGCTCACTTTTGTGTGACAAAATGGAAACTTTTGTGTAGCTAATAAATGCAACATATTGGTTTATGTTACCTGATTAAAAAATTGAtattagaaatgttttttcaacaattaaacaatggcactgtttgttcaaaagaaataaataaaaagttttaaacTGACGTGTTTTAGGCCATGCGTGTTTATCgatacattgatttattttaccattttgaaatttaaatataaagggaacattggaaaagaagaaataaatagctttactgaaattatgcaaagtttgagtaattattttatcaGCATTAGATAAAGAATCAGTTCACTAAAATTAACTGAACTGTCTGCCACTattctcctacatacaggtaagCCCCTTCCACAGAGCAGTTTcacgctgcagttgcacacaatgctgtTGGTTACTCTCACACTACGCCATGGACGCACacaaaactgactggacaggactcaaccttagattttGAGTGAGTGGTTAGAATAAGGGGGCCCGTCTTTGttctgaggagaaacattccaaacaaacaagagaaaaaaaacctcctgtaGCCTATAAACTTTTATGGTACTTTGACGGGGTGACCAGGTGTCTTGCTTTGCgttgtactgcacagcattttgaccctttgtcccgcatactgagataatgtcttGCATTTTCATTGGccatttggtttttaactgtcagaaataagaacacatggaTGCGTTCTTTAACGCCCCGGACACATGAGCTGCTTTTGCCGTCGTGCCATAGTTTCtactctatttaatagcgctacgTCAAAAGCAGCTACCTAGCTCATACAAATGCAACTTAGCCAAGTTCTTCTAAAAGCCTGGCCTTCGtccaatggctgagaagagagcagtgagggcggtcatcaagaggctgtgacagctgtcagtcaaactgtgcagatgtgGCGCCGGCAAAGCCCTCTGCTACgtcacagaaaccaaacttGCACAAACTTTGCTGATATGAAGGTAAGAGCTACCAGGCGacatcatggccacaaagaaaagaaaatgttcttttactCTTTCTGACCATGCTattcatccaatagagattttggtttgatataaagatttgcattgaaattgttttattttatataatgttttgttttgcgcCTTATTTATGTTGTAGTTGGATGTGTTCAGgagtttaacttgaaagacttgagctgtatgatgcctgctgctttgcttaagtacagttgcctttaatgggcctgtaatggccaatgcatgttggatgtctatcgaTAAAGACATGTTATGTTGTAGAATCAGTGCCTTTGGGATGACAAACAGCACTGTGCTCATCATAGCTTTCATATAGCAAAAGCTGTCGCCTGTATCTTTTATGGCCtaactggtgtgctgtggaatcGACTAGAGGACAAAGTTTAGGTGTTTACGAGCCAAAAGGCAgaattcaaatgttttattcagttaGATAGACATTATCCGGGATTAGGCACTGAGCggtgtaaagctgctttgagaccattttgattgtaaaaagtgctgtacaaataaaacttaattgaattgaattatatcaaagttttaagttttaccTCTTAGCATTGGTTACATGTCcaacattgtcccacacaaagtATACTTTGACCCTAAGTAACCCTATACTTTGACCCTAAGTAAAGGACAGtggcataaccatcaaatatgtgaTTAATGAGCCTTTCATTTAAacgtttattattattatgttattattatgtttttattatgttttcaagcctatgtgtttttgtgtgctccATTCGAAGAGTCTGTCTTAATTTAGTTATatgacagtgcaatgacattaaaggctatatggacCTACCACTgttgtattatacaccatgtgtggttatcaaaatataagCTATAGATTACATATACACTATCCGATAGAAAATTGCGACGAGGAAGTGGGGCAGGCTTCAGTACCCAGccccacccagaccactgactgttattagcatttgaaaggccaggCAGATTCCTGAAAATCTCTGTTAGCTGTATTTGGACATTGGCGGGAGTCTGCAGGTCcacataacaaagttctgcaggtATCCGAATACCtctggcaaacagcaggtttggctgAAGTTTACTTTGCACGAatatttccagatacaccacttttcacatATTGTGATATATGGTTATATAAACATGAACTATatcatttctctgtgtataCTCTGTGTATACATCCACAGCAAAGAACATCACGAGTTTATGGATTTTGATCGGATGCTGAATGCAAACAACATGAACACCTCTGTTAATCTGGCTATTGCATCGCCATCTATATGTCATAATTATCAGATAATCAATCGGAATTTAGGACACCTGAATAAAActacatgaacacaaacaagtCCCCTCAGGACCTATTTTATTTTCTTACGTATGCACATGTTCCTTGCCAGTGAATTAATTCCAACTcctttaaagtgttttttgtaCAAGCGGTTGATCCAAGTGTAACCTCTAAATGGATGACGACATCTAGTGTCAGAAAATGGAACTGCATCTTGTACCACAGGCTTCCATTCAGTGGTTAAATTTTTTTGATTACATTAAAGGAAACAAACCCTGGTGCACATATCCTAGtacaaagaaaatacagtaaaatgtatTTGCTATAACGGAACAGCTCTTATAAACAGGTCCCTGAGACATGCCACGCCTCAAATTCCTGACTGGTAGTCTCTCCATGCAGGGAGGATGACTATTTCAATGAGTGCCATATGTGCCTATTTGAATAAGAGATATAAATactttatttattgtattgaaGGCAGCTTAGTGTGAATTTGATCTGGTCACTTCATCTCCACCTTGTGCTAAAGTGTGAAACCACAGTTTTATAAATCAGGGGAATATGGAATCTCTTTTtaggttttttccccctccttttgAACAAACATATGACACCAACAGCGGAAATAGTATTTTAAccatttacttttatttatttatttatttgacattgTGTTAAACTCAACATACATTTCCATAAGCATACACTGTCACATTCGTCTTGTGTGTGTCCATCACGTGGGAAATGGTATTTCTGGGGCTTTTCCTGCACACATTTCATCCCCGTACATGAAGACTGTAAAAGTATAAGACCTCTGTGTGAAGACTAAACGTTAAAAAAACCTGTGTATAAAGactaaatgttaaaaaaacctGTGTATGAAGACTAAACATGTAAAAGCCTGTGTATAAAGACTAAACGCTTAAAAACCTGTGTATGAAGactaaacatgtaaaaacctgTGTATGAAGACTAAACATGTAAAAGACTGTGTATGAAGACTAAACGCTTAAAAAAACCTGTGTATAAAGACTAAACGTTAAAAAAGCCTGTGTATGAAGactaaacatgtaaaaacctgTGTATGAAGACTAAACGTTAAAAAAGCCCGTGTATGAAGactaaacatgtaaaaacctgTGTATAAAGACTAAACATGTAAAAGACTGTGTATGAAGACTAAACGCTTAAAAAAACCTGTGTATAAAGACTAAACGTTAAAAAAGCCTGTGTATGAAGactaaacatgtaaaaacctgTGTATGAAGACTAAACGTTAAAAAAGCCTGTGTATGAAGactaaacatgtaaaaacctgTGTATAAAGACTAAACATGTAAAAGACTGTGTATGAAGACTAAACGCTTAAAAACCTGTGTATGAAGACTAAATGCTTAAAAACCTGTGTATGAAGactaaacatgtaaaaacctgTGTATGAAGACTAAACATGCAAAAACCTGTGTATAAGactaaacatgtaaaaacctgTGTATGAAGactaaacatgtaaaaacctgTGTATAAGactaaacatgtaaaaacctgTGTATGAAGactaaacatgtaaaaacctgTGTATAAGactaaacatgtaaaaacctgTGTATGAAGactaaacatgtaaaaacctgTGTATAAGactaaacatgtaaaaacctgTGTATGAAGACTGTAAACATGTAGAAAAACAATGTATGAAGACCATGCAGTTATTTAATGTAGCTGACAAAAAGAGACTGATCACACTGAAACAGCTTAACACGtttcaatcaaacaaaaaaaacaacctgtaaTGACACAGCTCAGATCTCAGACTGTCACAATACCAGCAGAGTTACAGTCATCTCTCTGCCTTTTAATTTATTaggaacattttccttttttaacagATTAGCGATGGTCTGAGGATTCAGGCTGCCCCTGACCTCTGACACCTGGGCAGCTGTTTTCTTCACGATGTTGGAGGTCTGTAAAATTTACTCGCTCTCCTTTTGTTCAGTTCACTAATCTCTGCACACAACCCATGTGTCCACAGGCATTGGCCCAATGAAGGGGAGAGTCTTTAGTGCTCCCAGTGGCATTGATCTGAATTCCTCTTCGTAGTAACACGTCCACCTGTGTTACCTGACCTTGCTCTGAGGCACTGATTTCACTCATTTACATTCTTGTTTTTGAATGAAGACTGGAGACCTATGGCTCTCCTCTCATGTCAGTTCCATGGGGACTGATGAGTGACTTGGTGGGAAACATGCTGGAAGCCCCTGTGAACTGTTTTTTCACGCATTGGCTCTGAAGACAATACAGTGCACTGATTTACTGAAGGCTGACATTTAGGAACCCCAGCAGCCCCTCATTCCTTTTCCATAGTATCACTAAACAGTATGTGGCCCTTAGCAACCATGTAAATCCAGAGAAGGTAACCGCACCTTGAGTTTATCTGAACTGTCTGCACAAGCAAAGGCACCAACAGAGTTgaactacatacatacattttaacaaACATAGTCAAAATAACTGATTAATGTTTCTTTCATCGCTGTGTTGGCAGCTAAAGggttatttgatttgtttgggtCACATGACTTACattacaaaggcaaaaaaacccccaaaacttCAGCCAGATTACTGTAACCAtagtgtgtttatatttgtgtatatgagtgtgtggagGGCTACTGTCCTAAGCGTAGCATAGAGCCTGCTATCTGAGCCCGTCAAACTTCATCTTGTCACAGAGTAACTTCATGTTGCTGTCATACTTCAGCAGAGGATGGGTAGGTTCTTAGCCCAGCCATTGCATTATTGCAAATCATAACATACTTCTGCTCAACACTCAACTCAAAAAGACAACATTACCTTTGGTAGAACATTCATAATCTGAGCTGTGATTAAAGGATTGATAACCCAACCTACCTGGTAAATTTGATAGGCTGAAGCACATTGTCATAATGGtgataaacagacataaatGTGGAGATTCAGCAGATATTGTTTTATTATCAAATGAAATTGATGAAGTCACCTCAGAAGACAATTCGAGATGATCACTGTCTCAAGTATCAGAAACTATCTTCAGGACATCATGAGAATATCAAGGTGATCACCGTCTGATGAGTTTCAGCCCGACAGTGCTGTAAGGATCTGCTTTGATTTTCGTTTAATGTCTCGAGCCTTTTAGTTGTCCTCAAGTAATAGGCCATTAGACTGTAAAATGCTTCATTACAGTAGTGATTTTCTACCATGTAAGTAGCTTTATATGAAAGTAATTCTATTAAGTACATCTCCTTTACGTTTCTAAGAGTGAAATCGGGTggcatttttttattcttgttcaACTGACGACGTGTAGGAATACTGTCCGCTTGAGCGAACAGTTGGACATTGGCACGCTTATGGAGATTAGGATAAGGAGTTCCACTTCCCGTAATACACGCCCTCCTAGCTGGTGTGATGACGTAGGTCTTCCGATCGCTCTCTTGCCTTATATGGTTTGCTAAGTGCCGATTTTCCGGTATGATGTCATGTTTTTCCAAGTTTGGGCACTAAAATGCAGAGGAACTCTTTGGTGATAAATATTAATCAGTAACATTGACCAGAACACAGAGCGCGGTAACTGGTGTTATAGAACGTGTGAACTACTTCCTCTTATTATAGATAAACAACGCAATTCAAACTTAATTTGTCGCGATTTcacgataaattaaaaaaatacttttggctgttgaaaaaaaatatttattctgtACGATCTGACCAACTTTGCGACGAGAATAAATAATTTCTAGCTTTATAATTTATATATGACATGACGTATGACAGTTCCCCTTCTTTGAATATAGACAACCGAATCACGCCACTTTGGTGTGTCAAATCGTTTACTATGAGAGTTATGGGTAAAGGGAGGGACCCCTGTGGACGGACACTTAAAACCTCCTCCACTGAAGTAGTTAATCATAGTATATTGGCGCCCTCTATTGGTACAAAAGTGCACTTACtggaaatgatttgttttctgaaatgtcaGTGCTTAACAGTCGTTTATTGGGGATCCAGAGTATTCACAGCATCGTCGCATGGTCTTATGTTTGTGTTACACTTCCTTTGTTGTCATCAACACATGTAGTATTGACATGCCGGTTACAGATTTATTCGGTTATCTCCCTCCTGATACAACCTGTAATAATGACTGTCACTTGTTATAATACTTGATTGTGTAGACATTCCAATATCTAAATGTCAAGCAgatggttctcctctctctttctgtgtgcacTGATTGAAAAACTACTCGTGTTCTACTGGACGAAGATAACGCTAAATAATGGTTGATTAATAACTTGGGGCACATATGAACAACCTCACTTTTCTAAACactttttgttgtatttctttctctttttttttttcatctgaagaTAATAGTTTGAAATGCACAGTTcagaaacacaactgaaaacctGTTTCGACCAGCCAAGCTTAAATGGATATTAATATTTGTTAATTTTTCAGGATTCAGATCCTATCCTTCACTCACCTGAGCTCCAGTTCAATCTAGGTCACTTATGGAATTTACCCTGCGGTGTTAGGAGCTGTGTGCTAACACATGTCACAACATGTTgggcgcacatacacacacacacacacacacacacatctgcaaagCGCAGAGTAACAAGGGAAACAGTGGTTTCTTTTTATATCGTTTATTACAAGTCATAAATATTGATTAGTTTCTGAAATGCTCAgaaagcaaacataaaaaattaTATCGTATTTCATATTACAAATGGTAAACTTAAGTACTCCCGTTTGGATTTATGTACATAACAATGAGTGAAACCCCATTaagaaactttttaaaaaagaaactgtagAAGCTCGTCTAATTTAAAAAGAACGACAACGCAATGCAAATCAAGAATAACGTACACTGAAAAACTAAGTTGTCAGGCAGCTTAAATCAAACTTTTCAGACTAAAAATGACACACCCTCCGGTTGGCGTTAGAGTTCAGGCAATCATGTCGTTTTCTAATACTGAGTGCTCCTTCAAGCTTAGTTAGGTCCATGCACAACTTGGTCAAAGTGAACAAAATTAAGTCTCGTTTTTCGAAAGAAACAGCATGAAGCAGGAGTGATCTCTAGTGCCGctttgctgctgttttgtcGTCGGTTAAACACAGATTGTTCAGTTCTCACTCCGACTAAGTCCATTCGGAACTCCGTTTCGCGCCAGAGCGCAAGGCACGCGGCCAGACAGTCCAGGTCCCGGTGTTGCCAGCAGCCATATGCTGTGGGTTACCGGCCAGCCGCTCTAGCTCGTCGGCACAGCCTGGAAGTTTGTTTTTCGAGTCTAATTTGTCAACTCTCTTCTGGGATTGTTCTTTTCAGAAAGTCTGGAGCTGTTGCGTCAACATGAGTTGGCACCCGCTGTTTACGTGGTTCATAACTTTTTGCTTGAGCTGGGCAACTTGCTCACGGAGCATGTTCGCTGTCGAGGCGAGCTCCGAGTTTTGGGATTTCAACGTCTTGACTTTTTCCTCCAGCCGTGAAATCCTCTCCAGTTTCCTCTTCCGGCACTTAGAGGCTGCGATCCGGTTCCTCATGCGCTTTCTCTCAGCCTTGATCCGCTCCTGACTCTCCATATCGATTGGGGAGAGGGGAGGCGTTTCACCAGGCATCTCTGGAACAGTTTGCGGCTCCTCTTTCAGTGCTTGTAGCCTGGGGTGCTGAACTGGAAGCTGTGTGTTGATGCTGTGCTGTGGCGGAGCTGTGGTGTAGCTCAGTGTGGGGTTGGTGGTGCTGAAACTTGCCACAGCCGAGGGTGCGGTGCTTATGGCCGGATTGAAAGTGTTCAAGTCGGCATACACTGGTGGATCTGAGCGCACAGCTGAGCTGTACACTGTGCCTCCTGCCAAGGACGA
This sequence is a window from Chanos chanos chromosome 4, fChaCha1.1, whole genome shotgun sequence. Protein-coding genes within it:
- the jun gene encoding transcription factor Jun produces the protein MSTKMETTFYDDSLNGAFSQLDSATYGYNHKALKHNMTLNLSDPTGNLKPHLRAKANDILTSPDVGLLKLASPELERLIIQSSNGLITTTPTPTQFLCPKNVTDEQEGFAEGFVRALAELHHQHMPAAPNVTSAPQTSINNSMAPVSSLAGGTVYSSAVRSDPPVYADLNTFNPAISTAPSAVASFSTTNPTLSYTTAPPQHSINTQLPVQHPRLQALKEEPQTVPEMPGETPPLSPIDMESQERIKAERKRMRNRIAASKCRKRKLERISRLEEKVKTLKSQNSELASTANMLREQVAQLKQKVMNHVNSGCQLMLTQQLQTF